In Candidatus Tanganyikabacteria bacterium, one genomic interval encodes:
- a CDS encoding TolC family protein: MIVPILAVALAAPAAAEAPARPPAPGGKLTLAEAVRLAVRYSPALAASEARLAQAGHQIAQTRAGVYPQVSLSASALNFRQIDANAISSFGGGLGGANLGGFAPPGGSFNFMQTGVAVSQTLFDGFQTADALAIADATLGMNEVDLANQRRKAAYDAASAYFAVLRAERLARNARDAARQTDAHVAAATVREKAGTGTRFEILQAETQRAAVRGQVRAAENAAALARLNLGNVIGEDLGDRAPETVLLPEGAPGAVAEAVERRPEVQTLAWKRRLDEAAVDLSRKANLPRVSLNGNYSQQGFTSGRSLSVTMGLQWNLIDWGKADAKVAQTEKDLAQTDLLLAQARRNLAADVQGAVLSRQDARDRLEIAERGAGLAREAHRMAEVRYRAGIGTSFDVIDAQTSLLQAENSEAQARFDTQLAEIRLAQALGVELAIPGESP; the protein is encoded by the coding sequence TTGATTGTCCCAATCCTGGCGGTCGCGCTTGCGGCGCCGGCCGCCGCCGAAGCGCCGGCGCGGCCGCCAGCCCCTGGCGGGAAGCTCACGCTCGCCGAGGCCGTCCGCCTGGCTGTGCGGTACAGCCCCGCCCTGGCGGCCAGCGAAGCCAGGCTTGCGCAGGCCGGCCACCAGATCGCGCAGACCCGCGCGGGTGTCTACCCGCAGGTCTCGCTGTCGGCGAGCGCGCTCAACTTCCGGCAGATCGACGCCAACGCAATCAGCAGTTTCGGCGGCGGCCTGGGCGGCGCCAACCTCGGCGGCTTCGCGCCTCCGGGGGGATCGTTCAACTTCATGCAGACCGGCGTGGCCGTCAGCCAGACGCTCTTCGACGGCTTCCAGACCGCCGACGCCCTGGCCATCGCGGACGCGACGCTGGGGATGAACGAGGTGGACCTGGCGAACCAGCGGCGCAAGGCCGCCTACGACGCGGCCAGCGCCTACTTCGCCGTCCTGCGGGCGGAGCGCCTGGCCCGCAACGCCCGCGACGCCGCCCGCCAGACCGACGCCCACGTGGCGGCGGCCACGGTGCGCGAGAAGGCGGGCACGGGCACCCGCTTCGAGATCTTGCAGGCCGAGACGCAGCGAGCGGCGGTTCGAGGCCAGGTGCGGGCCGCCGAGAATGCGGCGGCCCTGGCGCGCCTCAATCTGGGCAACGTCATCGGCGAGGATCTGGGCGATCGCGCGCCGGAGACGGTATTGCTGCCCGAAGGGGCTCCCGGCGCCGTCGCGGAGGCCGTCGAGCGGCGGCCGGAAGTCCAGACGCTCGCGTGGAAGCGGCGCCTGGACGAGGCCGCGGTCGATTTGTCGAGAAAGGCCAACCTGCCGCGCGTATCTCTCAACGGCAACTACAGCCAGCAGGGATTCACGTCGGGCCGCTCCCTCTCGGTGACGATGGGCCTGCAGTGGAACCTCATCGACTGGGGCAAGGCCGACGCCAAGGTCGCGCAGACCGAGAAGGACCTGGCGCAGACCGACCTGCTGCTCGCGCAGGCGCGCCGGAACCTGGCGGCGGACGTGCAGGGCGCCGTCCTGTCTCGGCAGGATGCCCGCGACCGGCTGGAAATCGCCGAACGCGGGGCGGGGCTCGCCCGCGAGGCCCATCGGATGGCCGAAGTCCGCTACCGGGCGGGAATCGGCACCAGCTTCGACGTCATCGATGCCCAGACCAGTCTGCTCCAGGCCGAGAACAGCGAGGCGCAGGCCCGGTTCGACACGCAACTGGCCGAGATCCGCCTGGCGCAGGCGCTCGGCGTGGAGCTCGCCATACCCGGAGAATCACCATGA